The Saccharomyces mikatae IFO 1815 strain IFO1815 genome assembly, chromosome: 13 genome has a segment encoding these proteins:
- the ECM16 gene encoding ATP-dependent RNA helicase ECM16 (similar to Saccharomyces cerevisiae ECM16 (YMR128W); ancestral locus Anc_2.409), with amino-acid sequence MGTYRKRFNEKARSGHMAKLKELKRIRNKQFTRQDENNEEMKKSDSDTCESVIADSNVNADVLKPLTEEEKMMKKRKLQELFTPKESKVSRLKKKRLDKFIEHQLKREERKTIIDKLQNYKIDTSLLTSSKKLGEGRQTKKEEFKEALSLERQGRGSEKTKEVLYEEYESKVWDKDSEAESQEDDDQEDFEASFGTMVEPTDKEENKSSGFIDHRPAKFGGSGFGFGFNNVKVVNKGSKTPKMKYNWRQRVEMEEQKKHGKDEEMDFDTTSEDEDEMEHEEEENQDRSSKDLPEEAEGTNGETSLKESDQKNVGSEFKDWANQEIKKMEGRNQELVTPTLNIDYKPIVREEDLDDGLKETYIPIDENSTRKAFYVKVNRSDEIQKTRIQLPVFGEEHRIMEAIHHNDVVIICGETGSGKTTQVPQFLYEAGFGAEDSPDYPGMVGITQPRRVAAVSMAGRVANELGDHGHKVGYQIRFDSTMKGDKKVKFMTDGVLLREMMHDFKLAKYSSIIIDEAHERNINTDILIGMLSRCVRLRAKQHEENPTEHKRLKLIVMSATLRVSDFSENKSLFPIVPPVLQVDARQFPVSIHFNRRTAFNYTEEAFRKTCKIHQKLPPGAILVFLTGQQEITHMVKRLRKEFPFKKNSQYNKELDTTISKVGVSPKTTDLEAEDIDFSVQVIDQDKFKSAIEYEEHEANNDSGEEGEEEGFEEVLTEEQTANDPLYVLPLYSLLPTKDQMRVFQQPPQGSRLCIVATNVAETSLTIPGVRYVVDCGRCKERKYNESNGVQSFEVGWVSKASANQRSGRAGRTGPGHCYRLYSSAVFEHDFEQFSKPEILRMPVESIVLQMKSMAIHNIVNFPFPTPPDRIALSKAVQLLQYLGALDNKEKITEDGRRMSLFPLSPRFSKMLLVSDEKACLPYIVAIVSVLSVGDPYINEFELGINEISRKLSADEQSDEIDKKVDKSISDMDPELKKELRTKFYKSRAQFSKLDKFSDVFRLLSVVSAMDYVPSKQKEIFIKKNFLRGKLMDEIVKLRKQLMYIIKSNTSKENIAVVVRSEDLKSDIPSAIQIKLLKQMICSGFVDHVAVRADVLFPDDAKITNRTSMINIPYVPVLTTRTSNIENCFVYIHPTSILNNLGEIPPKYMLYYSLHLGGNNKTRMNALCDIASTPLANIARKGLLLTYSKPLTGQGLKTINLSPTERYCYVVPRFGSRVDNDLKIGWDLNPIAVHQRKQNGQWTVIKFITRKSFQTIGNEEEKKK; translated from the coding sequence ATGGGTACTTATAGGAAAAGGTTCAATGAGAAGGCCAGATCCGGCCATATGGCTAAATTAAAAGAGTTGAAGAGAATCAGGAATAAGCAGTTTACCAGACAggatgaaaacaatgaagagatgaaaaagtCGGATTCAGATACATGTGAAAGTGTCATAGCGGATTCAAACGTTAATGCTGATGTCCTTAAACCTCTTActgaggaagaaaagatgatgaaaaaaagaaagttacAAGAGTTATTTACCCCAAAGGAATCAAAAGTTTCaagattgaagaaaaaaaggctGGATAAGTTTATTGAGCATCAGCTGAAAAGAGAGGAAAGAAAGACTATTATTGACAAACTTCAAAACTATAAGATAGATACAAGTTTGTTGACAAGCTCTAAAAAGCTAGGTGAGGGCAGGCAGACTAAGAAggaagaattcaaagaagCACTGAGTTTAGAGCGTCAAGGAAGAGGaagtgaaaaaacaaaagaggTGTTATATGAAGAGTATGAATCGAAAGTTTGGGATAAGGATAGTGAAGCAGAGAGCCAAGAGGACGATGACCAAGAAGATTTCGAGGCGTCATTTGGTACTATGGTGGAACCAACAGATAAGGAAGAGAACAAATCGTCTGGTTTTATTGATCACAGGCCAGCAAAATTTGGTGGATCTGGCTTTGGTTTCGGATTCAATAATGTAAAGGTCGTGAATAAAGGAAGTAAAACTCCAAAGATGAAATATAATTGGCGACAACGTGTAGAGatggaagaacaaaaaaagcatgggaaggatgaagaaatggATTTCGACACGAcatcagaagatgaagacgaGATGGAacatgaagaagaagaaaaccaagATAGGTCTAGTAAAGACTTACCTGAAGAAGCTGAAGGTACGAATGGCGAAACTAGTTTAAAAGAATCTGACCAAAAAAACGTCGGAAGTGAATTCAAGGACTGGGCTaatcaagaaatcaaaaaaatggaaggCAGGAATCAAGAGCTGGTAACCCCCACTTTAAACATTGACTACAAACCGATAGTCAGAGAGGAAGATTTAGATGATGGTCTCAAAGAAACCTACATCCCAATAGATGAGAATTCGACACGTAAAGCCTTCTATGTCAAGGTTAATAGATCAGACGAAATTCAGAAAACAAGAATCCAACTACCTGTATTTGGTGAGGAACACAGAATTATGGAGGCTATTCACCACAATGATGTAGTGATTATCTGTGGTGAAACCGGGTCGGGAAAGACTACACAAGTCCCACAGTTTTTATATGAAGCAGGTTTTGGTGCCGAAGACTCTCCAGATTATCCAGGGATGGTTGGTATTACACAACCAAGAAGGGTGGCTGCTGTGTCTATGGCTGGGCGTGTAGCAAATGAATTGGGTGATCATGGTCATAAAGTAGGATATCAAATTAGGTTTGATTCTACCATGAAGGGggataaaaaagtaaagttTATGACGGATGGGGTTTTATTACGAGAAATGATGCATGATTTTAAATTGGCTAAATATTCCTCTATTATCATAGATGAAGCCCACGAAAGAAACATCAATACTGATATTTTGATTGGTATGTTGAGCCGTTGTGTTCGCTTGAGGGCTAAACAGCATGAGGAAAATCCAACGGAACACAAGAGACTAAAACTTATTGTCATGTCGGCTACATTAAGGGTATCAGACTTCAGTGAAAATAAATCATTGTTTCCTATTGTACCTCCTGTGTTACAGGTTGATGCAAGGCAGTTCCCTGTCTCTATCCACTTTAATCGTAGAACTGCATTCAATTATACAGAAGAGGCTTTTAGAAAGACCTGTAAAATTCATCAGAAGCTCCCTCCTGGTGCTATATTGGTGTTCTTGACCGGTCAGCAAGAAATCACACACATGGTAAAAAGGTTAAGAAAGGAATTTCCTTTCAAGAAGAATTCCCAATACAACAAAGAACTAGATACTACTATCTCTAAGGTAGGTGTTAGTCCAAAAACAACAGACTTGGAGGCTGAAGACATAGATTTTAGTGTCCAAGTTATTGACCAAGATAAATTTAAGAGCGCAATAGAATACGAAGAGCATGAGGCTAACAATGATAGTGGAGAAGAAggggaagaagaaggattTGAGGAGGTCTTAACTGAAGAACAAACAGCTAATGATCCTCTATATGTGCTTCCACTATATTCTCTATTACCAACCAAGGATCAAATGAGAGTCTTCCAGCAACCTCCTCAAGGCTCCAGATTATGTATTGTTGCAACCAATGTTGCAGAAACATCGTTGACTATACCTGGGGTTAGATATGTCGTTGATTGTGGGAGATGTAAGGAACGTAAGTATAATGAATCAAATGGTGTGCAGAGTTTTGAAGTCGGTTGGGTCAGTAAAGCTAGTGCTAATCAAAGAAGCGGGAGAGCAGGACGTACTGGTCCAGGTCATTGTTACCGTTTATATTCATCCGCTGTTTTCGAACATGATTTTGAACAGTTTTCCAAACCTGAAATTCTAAGAATGCCAGTGGAAAGCATCGTGTTACAAATGAAGAGTATGGCTATTCATAATATTGTGAATTTCCCATTTCCAACTCCCCCAGATAGGATAGCTCTTTCTAAAGCAGTGCAGTTACTGCAATATTTAGGAGCTCttgataataaagaaaagattactGAAGATGGTAGAAGGATGAGCCTTTTCCCTCTTTCGCCTAGATTCTCTAAAATGTTGCTTGTTTCCGATGAAAAAGCCTGCCTTCCTTATATCGTAGCAATTGTCAGTGTACTTTCCGTGGGAGATCCATACATCAATGAATTTGAGCTAGgaataaatgaaatttcAAGGAAATTAAGTGCTGATGAGCAGAGtgatgaaattgataaaaaagttGATAAATCAATATCTGATATGGACCCCGAGCTCAAAAAGGAATTGCGCACTAAATTCTATAAAAGCAGGGCTCAGTTCAGTAAGTTGGATAAGTTCAGTGATGTATTTCGTTTACTAAGTGTTGTGAGCGCAATGGATTATGTCCCGAGTaaacagaaagaaatattcataaagaagaatttcttAAGAGGCAAATTAATGGACGAAATAGTTAAGCTAAGGAAGCAGTTAATGTACATCATTAAGTCAAACacatcaaaagaaaacattgcCGTAGTAGTTAGAAGTGAAGACCTAAAAAGTGACATTCCAAGCGCAATACAAATAAAGCTATTAAAACAAATGATTTGCTCAGGCTTTGTTGATCATGTTGCTGTAAGAGCAGATGTTTTATTTCCGGATGATGCAAAAATAACGAACAGGACGTCTATGATCAATATTCCCTATGTTCCTGTTCTGACCACGAGAACATCCAATATCGAAAATTGCTTCGTCTATATTCATCCCACCTCAATCTTGAACAATTTGGGGGAAATACCACCAAAATACATGCTATACTATTCATTGCATCTGGGTGgaaataataaaacaagAATGAACGCCTTGTGTGACATTGCAAGCACACCGTTAGCAAACATAGCAAGAAAGGGTCTTCTTTTGACATACAGCAAACCTTTGACTGGCCAAGGTCTGAAAACTATTAATCTATCGCCTACAGAACGTTACTGTTATGTGGTTCCTAGATTTGGATCTAGAGTGGACAACGATCTTAAAATTGGCTGGGATTTAAATCCTATAGCAGTGCATCAAAGGAAGCAAAATGGCCAATGGACAGTCATTAAGTTTATTACTAGAAAAAGTTTCCAGACGATCGGaaacgaagaagaaaaaaagaaatag
- the POM152 gene encoding Pom152p (similar to Saccharomyces cerevisiae POM152 (YMR129W); ancestral locus Anc_2.406) yields the protein MEYRYNAFNDTPRGNHWIGNSASGSSHPSYSNRSKISATRRFQYEDDEPSEGNRALSPKKFKNTGSDSSDKKSKIYERNSKDRHISGDKKVDTHSLPLISTNVLEISKQRTLAVILFLIIQCYKIYDLVILKSGLPLPGLLFKNYRFNFVSKYFIIDSLFLYVLPSFNIPKLTFKPWMVYLQILAMILLNIFISSDHEFILVSLVLTTWRKLHARELSVTGSAINHHRIVDSSSHFKGALTIKILPENTAMFNPLHESYCLPMDTNLFKVSSIDVPIRINSTEEIDFIELEYRDLYTNAVELRSLSKKDFRIINNPKSLLKKENSVLKTHSNDFEEDSTIRYLALTLQDTGFYQIKKIVDSKKLNLKIHQSHLIVPHCPIASITGAGNNDRCIGDSDNISLEIQGVPPMKLAYSKIVNGQRFTYVDSSLQPEYFESPLQSSKPRQSFTQEELNDLKWGRSQPVNINLDSLITQDGKYAYNVDKIIDGLGNVVDFTSLPEDLRKRYDLSYDFNVHGIPRAALEERFDPKSPTKRSIAIVLEEIKNWTSDIPYVISMSYTGSQDEAKKKMNITTNSLAKVFQADLPGLYNLEYVESKFCPGVIIGKSNVLVTMPVAPTMEVKSFPILDQCVGQVGLNFELSFTGAPPYYYNTKIYKLENGERKLYDAKRHTSEGTRNHFSYSPPKEGNYEIVFNNVSNKLFTEPIKLEPVEDYTFKTSMRVKPSAALKSQHDLKLCLGDHSTVPVALKGQAPFTLTYDIIETFSSKRKTYEIKEIKSNEYVIKTPDFTTGGDYILSLVSIKDSTGCLVGLSQSDAKIQVRRDIPSAAFNFFEPVKEVRIKHGSVTEIPLKLSGEGPFTVKFKHMDYNENFLKEFENKFQNSYKPALKVTEEGLYQLVDIRDSSCQGKVINQNSVYKVSFLKRPSFTIQDNHHITKLTNNLFTKEEVCQGMEGTVDLALFGSPPFILEYDLMAPNGHISSKKIQVATRYASLKLPNQVPGEYITTIKAIFDGNYGEADIHFKEHQSELVIKQTVHPIPDVVFADGGKTLRACAANVGQISFLEAIDLKFLQGESPFSITFSVYHESTSRTDQYTIDNIDSENFTFEKLYEGMKLGNHAISIDSVTDANGCVNNVISGSRNQILVSITDAPKIHILDPSTEYCVGDYVAYQLNGVAPFMIKYEFNGIPLKSKERSSQFVRLASEPGVISITSLQDSSSQCIVDFTKPGSKSEFDDLSLNIHPIPSVTVSQGNYITEDIHEGDQAEVIFSFEGTPPFSLTYVRTEETDGKHGKKRSQVVETHKVTDIYSHEYKVVTSLQGTYEAIEITDAFCFAKNDLFFNN from the coding sequence ATGGAGTACAGATATAACGCGTTTAATGATACTCCGCGAGGAAATCATTGGATCGGCAATTCTGCGTCCGGATCATCACACCCATCTTATAGTAATCGCTCTAAAATAAGCGCAACACGACGTTTCCAATACGAAGATGATGAGCCTAGTGAAGGAAATCGAGCTCTAAgcccaaaaaaatttaagaaTACTGGAAGTGATTCAAGCgataaaaaatcaaagatatATGAACGCAACAGCAAAGACCGCCACATTAGTGGTGATAAAAAGGTCGATACTCATTCATTACCCTTAATATCAACTAACGTTTTAGAGATTTCCAAACAAAGAACACTTGCGGTGATATTATTCCTGATCATTCAATGTTACAAAATATATGATCTGGTAATACTTAAATCTGGGCTGCCACTTCCGGGTTTGTTGTTTAAGAATTATCGATTTAACTTCGTATCCAAATATTTCATAATTGATTCTTTATTCCTGTATGTTTTGCCATCTTTTAACATTCCTAAACTGACCTTCAAACCATGGATGGTGTATCTCCAGATCTTGGCCATGATACTACTGAACATTTTTATATCAAGCGATCATGAGTTCATTTTGGTTTCATTAGTTTTGACCACTTGGAGGAAACTTCACGCGAGAGAACTCAGCGTAACAGGCTCGGCCATCAATCACCATCGTATTGTTGATTCATCTTCCCATTTCAAAGGTGCTCTAACAATCAAGATCCTACCTGAAAATACAGCTATGTTCAACCCTCTTCATGAATCATACTGTTTACCTATGGACACCAATCTTTTTAAAGTTAGCTCTATTGACGTACCCATTAGAATAAATTCAACCGAAGAGATTGATTTCATCGAATTAGAATATAGAGATCTTTACACGAATGCAGTAGAACTACGTTCCTTGAGTAAGAAAGACTTCAGAATCATCAATAACCCTAAATCTCTacttaaaaaagaaaattcgGTCCTAAAAACTCATTCAAACGATTTTGAGGAAGATAGCACAATTCGTTATTTGGCTTTAACCCTTCAAGACACTGGcttttatcaaataaaaaaaattgttgactccaagaaattaaacttgaaaatCCACCAATCACACTTGATTGTTCCCCACTGTCCAATTGCATCAATAACTGGGGCTGGAAATAATGATAGGTGTATTGGTGATTCGGATAATATTTCTCTTGAAATTCAAGGTGTACCTCCAATGAAGTTAGCATATTCTAAGATTGTTAATGGTCAAAGGTTCACATATGTAGATTCCAGCCTGCAACCAGAATATTTTGAGTCTCCCTTACAATCAAGTAAACCCAGACAAAGTTTTACTCAAGAAGAACTAAACGATTTGAAATGGGGTAGAAGCCAGCCTGTTAATATTAATTTAGATTCTCTGATTACCCAGGATGGTAAGTATGCATATAACGTTGACAAAATAATTGATGGCCTGGGTAATGTAGTAGATTTTACATCTCTTCCTGAAGATTTAAGAAAACGTTATGATTTATCCTATGATTTTAATGTTCATGGAATCCCACGCGCAGCTCTAGAGGAAAGATTTGATCCTAAATCACCCACGAAACGTTCTATTGCCATTGTCttagaagaaatcaaaaactgGACATCAGATATTCCATATGTTATAAGCATGTCATATACTGGCTCACAAGATGAggcgaaaaagaaaatgaatattaCTACGAATTCTTTAGCTAAAGTGTTTCAAGCCGATCTTCCGGGTTTGTATAATTTAGAATACGTCGAATCTAAGTTTTGTCCCGGTGTGATTATTGGTAAATCGAACGTTCTAGTCACTATGCCAGTTGCACCTACTATGGAAGTTAAATCTTTCCCGATATTGGACCAATGTGTCGGACAAGTTGGCCTGAATTTCGAGCTATCTTTTACTGGTGCTCCACCGTACTATTATAACACCAAAATTTACAAGCTTGAAAATGGTGAAAGAAAGCTATACGATGCAAAGAGACATACATCCGAAGGTACCAGAAATCACTTCAGCTATAGTCCACCTAAGGAAGGTAATTATGAAATTGTGTTTAACAATGTTTCTAATAAATTATTCACGGAGCCAATTAAATTAGAACCTGTTGAAGATTATACGTTCAAAACCTCAATGAGAGTAAAACCAAGCGCAGCATTAAAATCACAGCATGATTTAAAACTTTGTTTGGGTGACCACAGCACTGTTCCTGTTGCCCTAAAAGGACAAGCTCCTTTCACGTTAACATATGACATCATAGAAACATTCTCGAGCAAGAGGAAGACAtatgaaatcaaagaaatcaaaagcaATGAATATGTCATTAAAACTCCAGATTTTACTACCGGTGGTGATTATATCCTATCTTTAGTTTCTATTAAGGATTCTACTGGGTGTCTAGTTGGACTCAGCCAATCGGATGCTAAGATACAGGTGAGAAGGGATATTCCATCTGCGgctttcaatttttttgagcCTGTCAAAGAAGTCAGAATTAAGCATGGTTCTGTTACCGAAATACCACTCAAACTAAGTGGGGAGGGGCCATTTACCGTTAAATTTAAACACATGGATTACAATGAAAACTTTctgaaagaatttgaaaacaaatttCAGAATAGTTACAAACCGGCCTTGAAAGTCACTGAAGAAGGACTTTACCAATTGGTTGACATTCGTGACTCAAGTTGTCAAGGTAAAGTGATTAACCAAAATAGCGTGTATAAGGTGTCTTTCTTGAAGAGGCCAAGCTTTACCATCCAAGATAATCATCATATAACAAAATTGACGAACAACCTATTtaccaaagaagaagtctGTCAAGGGATGGAGGGTACCGTTGATTTGGCTCTATTTGGCTCTCCGCCGTTTATATTAGAATACGATTTGATGGCACCCAATGGCCATATTTCCTCAAAAAAGATTCAGGTGGCAACTAGATATGCTTCGCTAAAACTGCCTAATCAAGTTCCTGGAGAATATATAACTACAATTAAGGCTATTTTTGATGGCAATTATGGTGAGGCCGACATACATTTTAAAGAACATCAGTCTGAACTTGTAATCAAACAAACCGTACATCCCATTCCAGATGTTGTATTTGCTGACGGAGGTAAAACCTTGCGTGCATGTGCTGCTAATGTGGGTCAAATCTCATTTTTGGAAGCGATAGATTTAAAGTTTTTGCAAGGAGAAAGCCCATTCTCAATAACTTTTAGCGTCTATCACGAAAGTACTAGTCGAACAGACCAATATACCATTGACAACATTGACTCAGAAAATTTCACATTCGAAAAGCTATACGAAGGCATGAAGTTGGGCAACCATGCCATAAGTATTGATTCTGTTACTGACGCAAATGGCTGCGTCAATAATGTTATATCCGGCTCGCGTAACCAAATTTTGGTGTCAATTACTGATGCACCAAAGATACACATATTAGATCCTTCCACAGAGTACTGTGTAGGGGATTACGTCGCTTATCAACTAAATGGTGTAGCACCATTTATGATCAAGTATGAATTCAATGGTATTCCGCTGAAATCTAAAGAGCGCAGTTCACAGTTTGTCCGATTGGCATCTGAACCGGGTGTTATATCCATCACCTCTTTACAGGATTCATCGTCTCAATGCATCGTAGACTTTACGAAACCAGGTTCGAAGAGTGAGTTTGATGATTTATCCTTAAACATACATCCAATTCCTTCCGTAACTGTTTCTCAAGGAAACTATATCACTGAAGACATTCACGAGGGTGATCAGGCTGAAGTGATCTTTTCATTCGAAGGTACACCTCCTTTCTCTTTAACTTATGTAAGGACAGAAGAAACGGATGGAAAGCACGGCAAAAAGAGGTCGCAGGTTGTTGAAACGCACAAAGTCACTGATATATATTCCCATGAATACAAGGTAGTCACAAGTCTGCAAGGTACCTACGAGGCTATTGAAATTACAGATGCCTTTTGTTTTGCCAAGAATGatctctttttcaataattaa
- the DPI35 gene encoding Dpi35p (similar to Saccharomyces cerevisiae YMR130W; ancestral locus Anc_2.404) has translation MTYPKRIPVNAWSDVLRVAKPLIITFDAYNTLYATKLPVMEQYCMVGRKYGIKANPSTLTKNFPHVFKKLKEDYPQYGKFSNIKPEEWWSILIRNLFAPNEIPNEMISEILMRFSGFESYFVYPDLVRFLKSLKSRYPNIILGIISNTDPIFYKLLKNIGLYETFADKIYLSYELDLTKPDKAIFQHALDDIIYKHPYLLKSYSKEEILQHCFHIGDELNNDLEGAVAAGWTGILLDRNDKYGYLSKSISEAARDEYKLSIDKIDNNSINTWEASTKQTDTLQLSEKKYVVSNFEVLKELFP, from the coding sequence ATGACTTatccaaaaagaatacCTGTAAATGCGTGGTCTGATGTCCTTAGGGTAGCAAAGCCCCTGATTATCACTTTCGATGCGTATAATACACTATATGCTACAAAACTTCCGGTTATGGAACAATACTGCATGGTTGGACGTAAATATGGTATCAAGGCTAATCCTTCAACATTAACGAAGAATTTCCCACAtgttttcaagaaattgaaggaGGATTATCCTCAGTACGGAAAATTCTCTAACATTAAGCCCGAAGAATGGTGGTCTATTTTGATTAGGAACCTCTTTGCACCGAATGAAATCCCCAATGAGATGATAAGTGAAATATTGATGCGGTTTTCGGGCTTCGAATCGTATTTTGTTTATCCAGATTTGGTCAGGTTCTTGAAGAGTTTGAAATCAAGATATCCTAATATTATATTAGGAATAATAAGCAATACAGATCCAATTTTTTACAAGCTGTTGAAGAATATTGGATTGTATGAAACCTTTGCTGATAAAATCTACTTGTCATATGAGCTTGACCTGACTAAGCCTGATAAGGCAATATTTCAACATGCGCTTGATGatatcatatataaacACCCTTATTTACTAAAATCGTACTCCAAGGAAGAAATTCTACAGCATTGCTTCCATATTGGAGATGAGTTAAACAATGATCTTGAAGGGGCAGTAGCTGCCGGTTGGACGGGTATACTTTTGGATAGAAATGATAAATATGGATATTTATCAAAGTCGATTAGTGAAGCAGCCAGAGACGAATACAAACTGtcaattgataaaatagATAACAATTCAATAAACACTTGGGAAGCCAGTACTAAACAAACCGATACGTTACAGCtgagtgaaaaaaaatacgtCGTTTCAAATTTCGAGGTTTTAAAGGAACTATTTCCATGA
- the RRB1 gene encoding ribosome biosynthesis protein RRB1 (similar to Saccharomyces cerevisiae RRB1 (YMR131C); ancestral locus Anc_2.401), translated as MSKRSIEADEQDRVVSAKKDFNSVPVFSTSGEQDAPMNNLEEQLSDEFDSDGEIIEIDGDDEINDEDDLKKKQEEAETLVQKDQSEDNKEKIQELYLPHMSRPLGPDEVLEADPTVYEMLHNVNMPWPCLTLDVIPDTLGSERRNYPQSILLTTATQSSRKKENELMVLALSNLTKTLLKDENEEEDEEEDDDDIDPIIENENIPLRDTTNRLKVSPFAVSNQEVLTATMSENGDVYIYDLAPQSKAFATPGYQIPKSAKRPIHTVKNHGNVEGYGLDWSPLIKTGSLLSGDCSGQVYFTQRHTSRWVTDKQPFTVSNNKSIEDIQWSRSESTVFATAGCDGYIRIWDTRSKKHKPAISVKASNTDVNVISWSDKIGYLLASGDDNGTWGVWDLRQFTPSNADSVQPVAQYDFHKGAITSIAFNPLDESIVAVGSEDNTVTLWDLSVEADDEEIKQQTAETKELQEIPPQLLFVHWQKEVKDVKWHKQIPGCLVSTGTDGLNVWKTISV; from the coding sequence ATGTCAAAAAGGTCCATTGAAGCTGACGAGCAAGATAGAGTAGTCTCCGCTAAGAAGGACTTTAATTCTGTCCCTGTTTTTTCTACATCTGGAGAACAAGATGCTCCTATGAATAATCTAGAAGAACAATTGAGCGACGAGtttgatagtgatggtgaaattattgaaattgatggtgatgatgaaattaatgacgaagatgaccttaagaaaaagcaagaaGAAGCTGAAACTTTAGTACAAAAGGACCAGTCTGAAGACAACAAAGAGAAGATTCAGGAGCTATACTTGCCTCATATGTCTCGTCCGTTAGGTCCAGATGAAGTTCTTGAGGCCGATCCTACCGTTTATGAAATGCTACATAATGTCAACATGCCATGGCCATGTCTGACACTAGACGTCATTCCAGATACATTAGGATCTGAACGTAGAAACTATCCACAGTCTATTCTGTTAACCACAGCCACTCAATCTTcgagaaaaaaggaaaatgagCTAATGGTCTTGGCACTTTCTAATTTAACGAAGACACTTTTGAAAgacgaaaatgaagaagaagatgaggaggaggatgatgatgatatagACCCCATTATTGAGAACGAAAATATACCACTGAGAGATACAACTAATAGACTAAAGGTTTCTCCATTCGCCGTATCTAATCAAGAGGTACTAACTGCTACAATGAGTGAAAATGGTGATgtctatatatatgatttaGCTCCACAAAGCAAAGCTTTTGCTACACCAGGTTATCAAATCCCAAAGTCCGCTAAGCGTCCTATTCATACCGTCAAAAATCACGGAAATGTTGAAGGTTATGGGTTAGATTGGTCACCATTGATCAAGACTGGCTCTTTATTATCAGGTGATTGTTCAGGACAGGTATATTTCACTCAAAGGCACACTTCCAGATGGGTGACTGATAAACAGCCATTTACTGTTTCAAACAATAAATCCATAGAAGACATCCAGTGGTCTCGCTCAGAATCAACGGTTTTTGCAACAGCAGGTTGTGATGGATATATAAGGATTTGGGATACAAGATCAAAAAAACATAAGCCAGCCATCTCTGTTAAGGCTTCTAACACTGATGTAAACGTCATAAGTTGGAGTGACAAAATAGGTTATTTGCTTGCAAGTGGTGACGACAATGGTACCTGGGGTGTATGGGATCTGAGACAGTTTACACCAAGTAATGCTGACAGTGTTCAGCCAGTTGCTCAATATGACTTCCATAAGGGAGCCATTACTTCTATTGCATTCAACCCATTAGATGAATCTATTGTTGCAGTAGGTTCAGAAGATAACACTGTAACTTTATGGGATTTATCTGTGGAAGccgatgatgaagaaattaaacaacAAACCGCTGAAACAAAAGAGTTACAGGAAATCCCACCGCAGTTATTATTTGTTCATTGGCAAAAGGAAGTTAAAGATGTCAAATGGCACAAGCAAATTCCAGGTTGTTTGGTAAGTACCGGTACTGATGGTTTGAACGTCTGGAAAACAATCAGTGTCTAA